The Aerosakkonema funiforme FACHB-1375 genome window below encodes:
- a CDS encoding bi-domain-containing oxidoreductase, translated as MKSPLEFLESTRDRIQQKLEAKFGPTTVVRGAGVQFKSKEKATLERIELKPPSTKEVLLKATCSLVSPGTERASYLDLPNTLGNFPRIPGYCFVGSVLMSGRGSSVQSADMVVAWAPHASLAVVPDEKVMRLPEDVPPERAVFTTIGAIALQGFRRAHPEPGESVAVLGAGLIGQLTLRLAAIAGAYPIIAIARTKQRLEAAMRSGADLTIATAEDPEALDKVGTDVVIELTGVPEAIGDAIRAVRPGGRIILVGSTRGVTEDPNLLTALHQKGAVLIGGHFATNPKSSTFPGYQWPMRGAEWGAVLNLIADGRLAVDDLITDRVEPPSIPQMYQQLAKEGDRSIGVLIRWDKPGDWTPQILTQSLTTSIVAKLQKQPEPAPAPIIPGPRAETPPLRIAMVGCGEIAVQNSKAIKAAPNTSIVHAMDLDIKLAKRLAALHEAPYTTNFEEVLANKEVETVFLAVPHHLHAPMAIQAMKAGKHVIVEKPMANNVADCEKMLEVAQQTGAILSVCYCQRYSPQLMRAKELIEKGAVGRILGTSITFGQVRNESYWTVGFTGRVKTDWRGSREKAGGGVLIMNLCHTLDYFRHLTGLEVKHIFAEYATLTHPVEVEDIVSATYQYEGGGIGTLCGSTHVVGARMDEERVWGSEGQIILRPILKFSSLRAVDGYSANRWHEVKNLPPPIERQIFVERFAEAIRAGKEPEVSGKDGLAVQRIIEAAYASAQKRQPIEVENFNNA; from the coding sequence ATGAAAAGTCCATTGGAATTTTTGGAGTCAACTCGCGATCGCATCCAGCAAAAGCTAGAAGCCAAATTCGGGCCAACAACAGTGGTGCGCGGCGCGGGCGTTCAGTTCAAGAGCAAAGAGAAAGCAACCCTGGAACGAATTGAACTAAAGCCGCCCTCAACTAAGGAAGTGCTGCTCAAAGCAACGTGCAGCCTAGTCAGCCCCGGAACAGAACGCGCCAGCTATCTGGATCTGCCCAATACCCTTGGTAATTTTCCCCGCATACCGGGCTACTGCTTTGTGGGTAGCGTGCTGATGTCGGGACGGGGAAGCAGCGTTCAGTCTGCCGATATGGTTGTGGCTTGGGCACCCCACGCCAGTCTAGCAGTTGTCCCAGATGAGAAAGTGATGCGCTTGCCAGAGGATGTACCTCCAGAAAGGGCTGTTTTCACCACCATTGGCGCGATCGCACTGCAAGGATTTCGCAGGGCCCACCCAGAGCCGGGAGAGTCCGTCGCCGTCCTGGGCGCGGGATTGATCGGACAGCTCACCCTCAGATTGGCAGCGATCGCAGGCGCTTATCCGATTATCGCCATCGCTCGCACCAAACAGCGTTTGGAAGCAGCGATGCGTAGCGGTGCAGACCTGACGATCGCCACCGCAGAAGACCCAGAAGCACTTGACAAAGTAGGTACAGATGTGGTAATAGAACTGACGGGAGTGCCAGAAGCGATCGGCGATGCCATCCGAGCAGTACGACCGGGCGGTCGCATCATTCTGGTAGGCAGCACCAGAGGCGTAACCGAAGACCCAAACTTGCTGACAGCGCTGCATCAAAAAGGAGCGGTACTGATAGGAGGACACTTCGCCACCAACCCCAAATCATCCACATTTCCAGGCTATCAATGGCCGATGCGAGGGGCAGAGTGGGGTGCAGTGCTGAACCTAATTGCAGATGGACGGCTGGCTGTTGACGATTTGATTACCGATCGAGTCGAACCGCCCAGTATTCCTCAAATGTATCAACAGCTGGCAAAAGAAGGCGATCGTTCGATCGGCGTACTGATCCGCTGGGACAAACCGGGAGACTGGACACCGCAGATCCTCACCCAGAGTTTAACAACATCGATCGTCGCCAAGTTACAGAAACAACCGGAACCGGCACCAGCACCCATTATTCCTGGGCCAAGAGCCGAAACCCCACCCCTGCGAATTGCAATGGTTGGTTGTGGCGAAATTGCCGTACAAAACTCCAAAGCCATCAAAGCCGCGCCGAATACCAGCATCGTTCACGCAATGGATCTCGATATCAAGCTGGCAAAGCGACTAGCTGCCCTGCACGAAGCACCCTACACCACCAATTTTGAAGAAGTATTAGCAAATAAAGAAGTAGAAACCGTTTTTCTAGCCGTTCCCCATCACCTGCACGCCCCAATGGCCATCCAAGCCATGAAAGCTGGCAAGCACGTCATCGTCGAAAAGCCGATGGCGAACAACGTCGCCGACTGCGAAAAAATGCTGGAAGTCGCACAGCAGACTGGGGCTATCCTCTCAGTTTGTTATTGCCAGCGATACAGTCCCCAGCTAATGCGGGCAAAAGAACTGATCGAAAAAGGCGCAGTTGGACGCATCTTAGGTACATCAATAACCTTCGGACAAGTTCGCAACGAATCCTACTGGACAGTTGGTTTTACCGGACGAGTAAAAACAGACTGGCGCGGTTCGCGGGAAAAAGCGGGAGGAGGCGTTTTAATTATGAATTTGTGCCACACTCTCGATTATTTCCGACATTTAACGGGATTGGAAGTCAAACATATTTTTGCAGAATATGCCACCCTTACCCACCCAGTTGAAGTAGAAGATATTGTATCGGCAACTTATCAGTATGAAGGTGGTGGTATTGGCACCCTTTGCGGTTCTACTCACGTTGTCGGTGCGCGGATGGATGAAGAGCGTGTGTGGGGTTCCGAGGGTCAAATTATCCTGCGCCCAATTCTGAAATTCTCCTCCCTACGAGCAGTTGATGGCTATAGCGCCAACCGTTGGCACGAAGTAAAAAACCTTCCCCCACCGATAGAACGCCAAATTTTTGTAGAGCGATTTGCCGAAGCAATTCGTGCTGGTAAAGAACCAGAAGTTTCTGGTAAAGATGGATTGGCGGTGCAGCGAATTATCGAAGCTGCTTACGCTTCCGCGCAAAAACGACAACCAATTGAAGTGGAGAATTTTAACAACGCATAG